One region of Pseudoalteromonas piscicida genomic DNA includes:
- a CDS encoding GNAT family N-acetyltransferase, whose amino-acid sequence MMIAAGKRIFLRKANLNDAGFLLRLLNQKSFIDNIRDKGIKTQQQAEEHIEQAYLIPYQIGAPAAYIVVEASSNISIGLCGLYQRPFFNIPDLGYALLDEFTGRGYASEAARLLMEYAKLEEGYVKLGAITLESNCSSMSLLSKVGFSRIGKIIIESDFTPVVVFECQL is encoded by the coding sequence ATGATGATTGCGGCAGGAAAACGGATCTTTTTAAGAAAGGCAAATTTGAATGATGCGGGCTTTTTACTCAGGCTTTTGAATCAAAAAAGCTTTATCGATAATATCAGGGATAAAGGCATAAAAACGCAACAACAAGCTGAGGAGCATATCGAGCAAGCTTATCTTATTCCCTATCAAATCGGTGCGCCTGCAGCTTACATTGTAGTTGAAGCAAGCAGTAATATTAGTATTGGGTTATGCGGCTTATATCAAAGACCTTTTTTTAACATTCCAGACTTAGGTTACGCGCTTTTAGATGAGTTTACCGGAAGAGGTTATGCGTCCGAGGCCGCTAGATTGCTTATGGAATATGCTAAATTAGAAGAAGGTTACGTCAAATTAGGTGCTATTACATTGGAAAGTAACTGCAGTAGCATGAGCCTACTTAGCAAAGTGGGATTTAGTCGTATTGGCAAAATAATAATTGAGAGCGACTTTACACCCGTAGTGGTGTTTGAGTGCCAACTATAA
- the pqiB gene encoding intermembrane transport protein PqiB, protein MTTHADIEDKPKFSVIWIIPIIALLITGWMLYQHQANKGHTIFIKMTDADGIIAGKTEVRVKSVKVGLVESLKLELAQNAVVAKVRILQPYRDLLAEDSSFWVVKPRIDESGISGMNTLLSGVYIELSPGEAKTRSSIFTLMDEPALIGSEVQGKRYQLVASDAEVLDVGSSIFFRNYKVGQVESAHFSVESLKMEYGIFIYSPYDTLITDNAIFWISSGIDFKLSTEGVEVSTGSLAKMIKGGISVDYPPTIPSGTVALENKTFALHKNFAMALEQRFDHFDYYLIEFEQSIRGLRAGAPIEYRGMRIGTIEQVPATGVSDDRPLYFQQNNTSVPVLVKIEYGRIYEDAQLAQSYWSENIDKWISSGLRASLKSGNLLTGAVYIELDFYPSAEVVSSNKTTIYPVLPSVSSGITALSEQVTNLLNKLNGLPLETTVKELEGTLQQHRLLAMEMNQLVESINNNKITDKVGGNLTSLKDTLSQLTSSLKQFEQTMTQYQKGSGVMDQLNNTLEELESLSNRLKPISKGLNEQPNMLIFNKASGTDPLPRKNK, encoded by the coding sequence ATGACTACTCATGCTGATATAGAAGACAAACCAAAGTTTTCAGTGATATGGATTATTCCAATTATCGCGTTGCTCATCACAGGCTGGATGTTATATCAACATCAGGCAAATAAAGGCCACACCATTTTTATAAAAATGACTGACGCAGATGGCATTATTGCTGGCAAAACCGAGGTGAGAGTAAAAAGCGTTAAAGTCGGATTAGTCGAGTCATTAAAGCTTGAATTAGCGCAAAATGCAGTGGTTGCGAAAGTCAGAATTTTGCAGCCCTATCGTGATTTATTGGCTGAAGATTCATCGTTTTGGGTGGTTAAACCTAGAATTGATGAATCCGGAATCTCAGGCATGAATACGCTACTCTCTGGCGTATATATAGAACTTTCCCCCGGTGAAGCAAAAACACGTTCAAGCATCTTCACCTTGATGGATGAACCTGCATTAATCGGTTCAGAGGTGCAAGGAAAACGCTATCAACTCGTGGCTTCAGATGCCGAAGTTTTAGATGTTGGCTCTAGTATTTTCTTCCGTAATTATAAAGTGGGTCAAGTTGAGTCTGCGCACTTTAGCGTCGAAAGCTTGAAAATGGAGTACGGTATTTTTATCTATTCGCCCTACGATACCCTTATCACAGACAACGCTATTTTCTGGATTAGTTCAGGCATTGACTTTAAGCTATCAACGGAAGGTGTTGAAGTGTCGACAGGCTCTCTTGCAAAAATGATCAAGGGCGGGATTTCTGTAGACTACCCACCAACCATCCCAAGCGGCACAGTAGCGCTCGAAAATAAAACCTTCGCCTTACACAAAAATTTTGCAATGGCCTTAGAACAACGCTTTGATCACTTCGATTATTATCTCATTGAGTTTGAGCAATCAATTCGAGGACTTCGAGCTGGCGCACCAATTGAGTACCGTGGTATGCGAATTGGTACAATAGAACAAGTACCAGCAACTGGTGTTAGCGATGATAGACCATTATACTTTCAACAAAATAACACCTCTGTGCCTGTATTGGTTAAAATTGAGTACGGCCGAATTTACGAAGATGCACAGCTTGCGCAATCATATTGGTCAGAAAATATAGACAAATGGATTAGTAGTGGTCTAAGAGCATCACTAAAAAGTGGCAATTTGTTAACAGGTGCGGTATATATAGAGTTAGACTTTTATCCAAGTGCGGAAGTCGTGAGTTCAAACAAAACGACTATTTACCCAGTATTGCCAAGCGTTTCGAGCGGTATTACAGCACTTTCTGAACAGGTCACAAACTTACTGAACAAGTTAAACGGGTTACCTCTTGAAACAACGGTTAAGGAACTAGAAGGTACTCTTCAGCAACACAGGTTACTAGCAATGGAAATGAATCAACTCGTAGAGTCTATCAATAACAACAAGATAACAGACAAGGTTGGCGGTAATTTAACGAGCTTAAAAGATACGTTAAGCCAGCTCACTTCAAGCTTAAAGCAATTTGAGCAAACCATGACTCAGTACCAAAAAGGTTCAGGCGTTATGGATCAGCTCAATAATACCCTAGAAGAGCTTGAAAGCTTGTCAAATCGCTTAAAGCCCATTTCTAAAGGGTTGAATGAGCAACCTAACATGCTTATTTTTAATAAAGCGAGTGGTACAGATCCACTTCCAAGGAAAAATAAATGA
- a CDS encoding MAPEG family protein, protein MPTSIYLLLAALLLQTLLTLVIMVIMGKRRFKAAREKQIQFDQFKTMALDKAPEEVILASRNFTNQFEIPVLFFVVSLAALAMKLVTLWFSIFALLFVISRTAHAYVHIGSNHVRTRFRLYLAGCIFIVLQWLTLILTLI, encoded by the coding sequence ATGCCAACATCCATTTATTTACTGCTCGCCGCGCTACTTTTACAAACTTTACTCACCTTAGTCATTATGGTCATTATGGGAAAACGTCGATTTAAAGCGGCGCGAGAAAAACAGATCCAGTTTGACCAGTTCAAAACCATGGCGCTGGATAAGGCGCCTGAAGAAGTCATTCTGGCGTCTAGAAACTTTACTAATCAATTCGAAATTCCCGTGTTGTTTTTTGTTGTTTCTCTTGCTGCACTCGCAATGAAACTTGTCACATTGTGGTTCAGTATCTTCGCCCTACTGTTTGTTATTAGCCGTACCGCTCATGCTTATGTTCATATCGGTAGTAATCACGTTAGAACACGTTTTCGCCTTTACCTTGCCGGTTGCATCTTTATTGTACTCCAGTGGCTCACATTAATTTTAACACTTATATAA
- a CDS encoding PqiC family protein, producing MKTGLVTFLLLFCLTGCITNPPQPVSYYQLEVNSVADEKQAELNRVLLVDKVQLIELFDQQALVQFQRDSKVNIANFHFWAQPPSDMLTWNLINALNATDKTTAIKSDKFYRNAQEHQRLVLEINEFAGHFEKGAVMSGTWYLYQYKEGSYQLTQVQPFQFETALEQDGFSALVSAHQRNFNQLTTQISKQL from the coding sequence ATGAAAACTGGCTTAGTGACATTTTTGCTTCTATTTTGTTTGACAGGCTGTATAACGAATCCACCTCAGCCGGTTAGCTATTATCAGTTAGAAGTAAACAGTGTCGCGGACGAAAAGCAAGCTGAGCTCAATCGCGTTCTCTTGGTTGATAAAGTGCAGCTAATCGAACTGTTCGATCAACAAGCATTAGTGCAATTTCAACGAGATAGTAAAGTAAATATCGCTAATTTTCATTTTTGGGCTCAGCCGCCTTCCGATATGTTGACTTGGAACTTAATAAACGCATTGAATGCAACCGACAAAACCACTGCAATTAAAAGTGATAAGTTTTATCGCAATGCGCAAGAACATCAGCGCCTCGTTTTAGAAATTAATGAGTTTGCAGGGCACTTTGAAAAAGGTGCTGTCATGAGTGGAACTTGGTATCTTTATCAATACAAAGAAGGGAGCTATCAACTAACTCAAGTACAACCATTCCAATTTGAAACAGCTCTTGAGCAGGATGGTTTTAGTGCTCTTGTATCTGCACATCAAAGAAACTTTAATCAACTGACTACACAAATAAGTAAACAATTATAG
- a CDS encoding insulinase family protein produces MKKLFAISTLTLAVLTGCGTTSSMNHSGTTENLLSEQLVVSPNDDRQYQTLTLENGIEVILVSDPSVSKSAAALSVGVGLLHDPMSQQGMAHYLEHMLFLGTEKYPDSKGYSEFMTKNGGAHNAYTWLDITNYMFKVNNDAYDEALDRFSDFFKSPKLYPEYTEKEKNAVNAEWSMRREMDFFGQFKLARNMMGDHPANRFLIGNLETLGDKEGSKLHQETVAFYDKYYSANIMKLAMISNEPIDQMVAKAKKHFTTIKNKNIKKPEVKQSLNFDNVGQKLVHYKPNEDVKTLQLDFTIKNNANAFAVKPNYFITYLLSNEMAGSPAQVLKDKGLISSLSAFATPNSYGNYGTLQIDIQLTDEGLKQRELITGTVLDYIDMIRDKGVDSRYFKEIQTSLNNQFRFLEKGDEFGYVSNLADSMQHYPMNHAINASYYYAQFDADAVNTVLKQLTPEQMRVWYISKDEPTDAKLHFYDGEYQIVDLKRSDFDKWKEEANFDLALPSVNTLLPENFALKTSADDAKKGVQKVIDADGVTIWHAASERFYQQPKGSLKIYLNNPSALKDIKTEVALSIWADLYRLDKAKLMTEASVAGMHLGLTPANGVMLDISGFTDKQALLLKDALSGVRVETNKRAFDQAIDRYVRGIQNQEKEFPFRQAFGVYQKLIRSGSYDDSALISAAKSLTLADLDKVQNQILTNNQVRVFAYGNYDKTDLQTLKETLDHALPKRQKVTKYARAKYWQPEQKQTLVWQQDIDVADVAVIDFAVHPIKGYAQKAAAMVLQGHLRTAAFERLRTEEQLAYAVGATSVAIDEYSALGFYIQTPVKDAKSMQARFDAYKDEYAKDLEALDQATFEQLKNAVLVSLTEEPKNLSEELQPLIGDWFKENMAFDSEAKLIAAVEAVTLDDVKAYYQQTVMNKDAARLNIQLRGAKFQAEPFADLPKQTKLDSVEQMYKNVKFQQ; encoded by the coding sequence ATGAAAAAGCTATTCGCAATTAGCACACTTACCTTAGCAGTTTTGACTGGATGTGGTACAACTTCTTCAATGAATCATTCAGGCACTACTGAGAATCTTCTTTCAGAACAACTGGTTGTAAGTCCTAATGATGATAGACAATATCAAACGTTAACCTTGGAAAATGGCATTGAAGTCATTTTGGTATCAGATCCTTCTGTATCGAAATCAGCGGCAGCGCTGAGTGTTGGCGTTGGTCTACTACACGATCCTATGTCTCAGCAAGGGATGGCGCACTATCTTGAGCATATGCTATTCCTTGGTACAGAAAAGTATCCAGATAGCAAAGGTTATTCTGAGTTCATGACCAAAAACGGTGGGGCACACAATGCTTACACTTGGTTGGATATTACTAATTATATGTTCAAAGTGAACAACGACGCCTATGACGAGGCGTTAGACAGATTCTCTGATTTCTTTAAATCTCCAAAGCTTTACCCTGAGTACACGGAAAAGGAAAAAAATGCAGTAAACGCAGAATGGTCTATGCGTCGTGAAATGGATTTTTTTGGTCAATTTAAACTTGCACGAAACATGATGGGAGATCATCCTGCTAACCGCTTTCTAATAGGTAACCTAGAAACGTTAGGTGATAAAGAGGGAAGTAAGCTACATCAAGAGACCGTTGCATTTTATGATAAGTACTACTCTGCGAATATCATGAAGTTAGCCATGATTTCTAACGAGCCGATTGACCAGATGGTGGCAAAGGCGAAAAAGCACTTTACAACAATTAAGAATAAAAATATCAAGAAACCAGAGGTTAAGCAATCGCTTAACTTCGACAACGTTGGGCAAAAGTTGGTCCATTATAAACCAAATGAAGACGTAAAGACGCTGCAGCTTGATTTCACTATCAAAAACAATGCAAACGCATTTGCGGTTAAGCCAAACTATTTCATAACTTACCTTCTAAGCAATGAAATGGCTGGTAGTCCAGCTCAAGTACTAAAAGATAAAGGCTTAATTTCATCATTGAGCGCATTTGCGACACCAAACAGCTACGGCAACTACGGGACATTGCAGATAGATATTCAGCTTACTGATGAGGGGTTGAAGCAACGCGAGTTAATTACTGGTACAGTGCTTGATTATATCGATATGATCCGTGATAAAGGGGTTGATAGCCGCTACTTCAAGGAAATCCAAACGTCACTAAACAATCAATTTAGGTTTTTAGAAAAAGGCGATGAGTTTGGTTACGTCAGTAACCTTGCGGATAGCATGCAGCATTACCCAATGAACCACGCTATCAATGCGAGCTACTACTATGCGCAGTTTGATGCTGATGCTGTTAATACCGTCTTGAAGCAATTAACACCTGAGCAAATGCGGGTATGGTATATCAGTAAAGATGAACCTACTGATGCAAAACTACACTTCTATGATGGTGAATATCAGATTGTAGACTTAAAGCGTAGCGATTTTGATAAATGGAAAGAAGAAGCAAATTTCGATTTAGCACTTCCTAGTGTAAATACCTTGCTACCTGAAAACTTCGCACTAAAAACATCTGCGGATGATGCGAAAAAGGGCGTTCAGAAGGTTATTGATGCTGATGGCGTAACGATTTGGCATGCCGCAAGTGAGCGATTCTATCAACAGCCCAAAGGTAGTCTGAAAATCTACTTAAATAACCCAAGTGCATTGAAAGACATCAAAACCGAGGTTGCATTGTCGATTTGGGCTGATTTATACCGCTTGGATAAAGCAAAGCTGATGACGGAAGCGAGCGTCGCTGGTATGCATCTAGGGCTGACTCCTGCAAATGGGGTCATGCTAGATATTTCAGGCTTTACTGATAAACAAGCGCTATTGCTAAAGGATGCGCTCTCTGGTGTTCGTGTAGAAACGAATAAGCGAGCATTTGATCAGGCCATAGATCGTTACGTACGTGGCATTCAAAACCAAGAAAAAGAATTCCCATTCAGACAAGCTTTTGGTGTTTATCAGAAACTCATCCGTTCAGGAAGCTATGATGATTCCGCATTGATATCAGCAGCGAAGTCTTTGACTCTAGCCGATCTAGATAAAGTGCAAAATCAAATCCTAACGAATAACCAAGTTCGTGTTTTTGCCTATGGCAACTACGATAAAACGGATTTACAAACACTAAAAGAGACGCTAGATCATGCGCTGCCTAAACGCCAAAAAGTGACCAAGTACGCGCGTGCTAAATATTGGCAACCAGAGCAAAAGCAGACACTTGTGTGGCAACAAGACATTGATGTTGCAGATGTTGCTGTAATCGATTTTGCAGTGCACCCAATCAAAGGCTATGCGCAAAAGGCGGCGGCGATGGTGCTTCAAGGGCATTTAAGGACGGCGGCCTTTGAACGTCTTAGAACCGAAGAGCAGCTGGCATATGCGGTCGGTGCAACGAGTGTCGCGATTGACGAATATTCAGCGCTAGGCTTCTATATTCAAACACCGGTAAAAGATGCTAAGAGCATGCAGGCTCGATTTGACGCCTATAAAGATGAATACGCGAAAGATTTAGAAGCGTTAGATCAGGCAACATTCGAGCAGTTAAAAAATGCAGTGTTAGTCTCATTAACCGAAGAGCCAAAAAATCTTTCTGAAGAGCTACAACCATTAATTGGTGATTGGTTCAAAGAAAATATGGCGTTTGACTCAGAAGCTAAGTTAATTGCTGCAGTTGAAGCGGTCACATTAGACGATGTTAAAGCTTATTATCAGCAAACTGTAATGAACAAAGATGCTGCTAGACTAAATATTCAATTACGTGGCGCTAAGTTCCAAGCTGAGCCTTTTGCAGATTTACCGAAGCAAACTAAGCTAGACTCGGTTGAACAAATGTATAAAAACGTCAAATTCCAACAGTAA
- the ushA gene encoding bifunctional UDP-sugar hydrolase/5'-nucleotidase UshA: protein MRNLLILSTALLLSACHFSSPKQSQQAEYLTVLHTNDNHGRFWQNEKGEYGMAARKTLIDQLTSDAEKAGHAVILLSGGDINTGVPESDLQFAEPDFKGMSKLGYDAMAIGNHEFDNTRDVLARQIEWANFPVLSANILDNTNQMPAYEPYTIIERAGLTIAVLGLTTIDTVKIANPKHVHGLTFIEPLAATESWVPKIKAKYHPDMMIAVTHMGHYHGANHGINAPGDVTLARQLPIGTLDLIVGGHSQEPVCVDDNGNEDTAFAPGKTCKPDNQNGVWIMQAHEWGKYVGKAVFRIDGDTKTLISYNLIPVNLKDKGGSVIGETIQEDPQMLAFLKPYQEKGQAQIAGAVGYVDSFLDGRRSTVRFKQSNLADLIINAQMAAVEADFGIISGGGIRDSIEQGDVSYKDVLKVHPFKNRITYIDWKASDLIDYLNIVAKFPPDSGAYLQFHHITFDIKNDKVTNVRIADEPITNDKTYRMSLNSYNASGGDGYPKINHLPEYTATDLTDAQVLKDYFQKNSPIKAIDL, encoded by the coding sequence ATGCGCAACTTACTTATTCTTTCAACGGCTTTGCTATTATCAGCATGCCATTTCTCCTCCCCTAAGCAGTCGCAACAAGCAGAATACCTAACCGTATTACACACCAACGATAATCATGGTCGTTTTTGGCAAAATGAAAAAGGTGAATATGGTATGGCTGCCAGAAAAACCTTAATTGACCAATTAACGAGTGATGCCGAAAAAGCCGGACATGCCGTTATATTGCTTTCTGGAGGCGATATAAACACGGGTGTACCTGAATCTGATTTACAGTTTGCTGAACCTGATTTTAAAGGAATGAGTAAACTCGGATATGATGCCATGGCGATTGGTAATCACGAATTTGACAACACCCGTGATGTGCTAGCGAGACAAATTGAGTGGGCAAACTTCCCTGTACTGTCAGCAAATATTCTTGATAATACAAATCAAATGCCTGCATATGAACCTTACACCATCATTGAACGCGCTGGGCTAACCATTGCTGTCCTTGGGCTTACGACAATTGATACCGTTAAAATTGCCAATCCCAAGCATGTTCACGGTTTGACTTTTATTGAGCCGTTAGCAGCCACAGAAAGCTGGGTTCCTAAAATTAAAGCCAAATATCACCCGGATATGATGATAGCAGTCACACACATGGGCCACTATCACGGAGCCAACCATGGTATCAATGCACCTGGTGATGTAACGCTCGCGCGTCAACTTCCTATAGGCACACTTGATTTGATTGTTGGTGGACATTCTCAAGAGCCGGTATGTGTCGATGACAATGGTAACGAGGATACAGCTTTTGCTCCTGGCAAAACATGTAAGCCAGACAATCAAAATGGTGTTTGGATTATGCAAGCACATGAATGGGGTAAGTATGTGGGTAAAGCCGTCTTTAGAATTGATGGTGATACAAAAACCTTGATTAGCTACAACTTAATCCCTGTAAACTTAAAAGATAAAGGCGGCTCCGTGATTGGTGAAACGATTCAAGAAGATCCGCAAATGCTTGCTTTTTTAAAGCCATATCAAGAAAAAGGACAAGCGCAAATTGCGGGTGCGGTAGGATACGTGGATAGCTTCTTAGATGGCCGTCGCAGTACGGTTAGATTTAAGCAAAGTAACCTTGCCGATCTTATCATTAATGCACAAATGGCAGCTGTTGAAGCTGACTTTGGCATTATCAGCGGTGGCGGGATCCGTGATAGTATTGAGCAAGGCGATGTCAGCTACAAAGATGTACTGAAAGTGCATCCATTTAAAAATCGTATTACTTATATAGACTGGAAAGCCAGCGATCTTATTGACTATTTAAACATTGTCGCTAAGTTCCCACCAGACTCTGGTGCTTACTTACAGTTCCACCATATTACGTTTGATATCAAAAACGATAAGGTAACCAATGTTAGAATTGCGGACGAGCCAATAACTAACGATAAGACCTACCGTATGAGTTTGAATAGCTATAACGCATCTGGTGGTGACGGTTATCCAAAGATTAACCACCTTCCTGAATATACCGCCACCGATCTTACTGATGCACAGGTCCTAAAAGATTACTTCCAAAAGAATAGCCCAATAAAGGCTATTGATTTATAA
- a CDS encoding acyl-CoA thioesterase codes for MTFDEIIQSEHLQQAQTQMTFPASWCQGRTAFGGLSAAIAVQSMKHQLTEPRRLLSVSVNFVGPLLEGAPFTVATTILRSGKNATQMQTQLIQSGEVCLIAIGCFGKDRESAIQVANADSPTLSDVNPKAVLPYQEGAMPAFFQHVALNAQQGALPFSGAPSSNLGGWMRFKAQTTSVNELHTLALADSWPPTLLQMCKAPSPASSMSWYIEFLCDISLDSESWLGFEAVTHHSQNGYGIEDAKIWSQDGKLLALSRQTVAVFD; via the coding sequence ATGACATTTGATGAAATTATTCAGTCGGAGCATTTACAGCAAGCGCAAACACAAATGACTTTTCCTGCAAGTTGGTGTCAAGGCCGTACTGCGTTTGGAGGATTGTCTGCAGCAATAGCGGTGCAAAGCATGAAGCATCAACTGACAGAGCCTCGTCGACTGCTCTCTGTGAGCGTTAACTTTGTCGGGCCACTACTAGAAGGCGCACCATTTACAGTTGCAACAACCATTTTGCGTAGCGGAAAAAATGCGACCCAAATGCAAACTCAACTGATCCAGTCAGGTGAAGTTTGTCTTATTGCTATCGGTTGCTTTGGCAAGGATAGAGAATCCGCTATCCAAGTTGCAAATGCGGATAGCCCTACTCTTTCAGATGTCAATCCAAAGGCAGTTCTTCCATACCAAGAAGGTGCGATGCCCGCGTTTTTCCAGCATGTCGCGCTCAATGCACAACAAGGTGCTTTGCCATTTTCAGGTGCCCCGTCATCAAACCTTGGTGGCTGGATGCGATTTAAAGCACAAACCACATCGGTAAATGAACTACATACCTTGGCACTTGCTGACTCATGGCCGCCAACGTTACTGCAGATGTGTAAAGCACCAAGCCCTGCCAGCAGTATGTCTTGGTACATAGAATTTTTGTGTGATATTTCACTCGACTCAGAGTCTTGGCTTGGCTTTGAAGCCGTAACCCACCATAGTCAAAATGGTTATGGTATTGAAGATGCAAAAATTTGGTCTCAAGATGGTAAGCTGCTCGCCCTGAGCCGCCAAACCGTCGCCGTATTTGATTAG
- a CDS encoding PqiA/YebS family transporter subunit, producing the protein MITACPECDTLVEIDSIESQKRAVCPNCRCVLCHVQGHQNQLVQAFSFSALLFLFASLFPDFISYTQHGITQVVSLWQALILLAEHYSYFLAGLFAFTILIMPVAVCSLLLLAHTEYWQIINAHNARHLAKLLSALKPLNLTDIFLVAVLVSAFKLMSFAELEMGLGFWAYILFVLCFIEALSLFDHEYMWRNQTQFNRHLVEPKNLSTMLKRCKVCGYLGEGEKCQRCYAKLKYRKSQSTQKSLAWMLTSVVLLVPANFLPIMDTISLGLHTPATIFSGVQVLWEGGSYPVATLIFLASICIPIAKALLLSYLLVRVKKPKDPITATKVYRLLEFIGRWSMIDVFVVIILVSLVQLGTVLNVEPEIGIVFFTLMVLCQIAAVNSFDPRLLWDKNNQ; encoded by the coding sequence GTGATTACAGCTTGCCCTGAATGCGATACACTTGTTGAAATAGACTCTATCGAGTCCCAAAAGCGTGCGGTGTGCCCAAACTGTCGATGCGTGTTGTGCCATGTACAAGGACACCAAAATCAATTAGTGCAGGCCTTCAGCTTTTCTGCGTTACTATTTTTATTCGCAAGCTTATTTCCAGACTTTATTTCCTACACGCAACACGGTATCACTCAAGTTGTGAGCCTCTGGCAAGCGCTCATATTATTAGCTGAACATTACAGCTATTTTCTAGCAGGGTTATTTGCCTTTACTATTTTAATTATGCCTGTCGCCGTATGCTCATTACTATTGCTCGCGCACACCGAATATTGGCAAATCATCAATGCGCACAATGCCCGGCATTTAGCAAAATTACTCTCAGCACTGAAACCGCTTAACCTCACAGATATCTTTTTAGTGGCCGTGCTCGTGAGCGCGTTCAAATTAATGTCTTTCGCTGAATTAGAGATGGGCCTTGGGTTTTGGGCCTATATTTTGTTCGTTTTGTGTTTTATTGAAGCCCTCTCACTCTTCGATCATGAGTACATGTGGCGTAATCAGACCCAGTTTAATCGTCACTTGGTCGAGCCAAAAAATTTATCTACTATGCTAAAACGTTGCAAGGTTTGTGGCTATTTAGGTGAAGGTGAAAAGTGTCAGCGCTGCTACGCCAAACTAAAGTACCGAAAGTCTCAATCCACACAGAAAAGCTTAGCTTGGATGCTCACCAGCGTCGTGCTACTTGTACCTGCTAATTTTCTACCCATCATGGATACCATTAGTCTTGGGCTCCATACGCCTGCGACGATTTTTTCAGGCGTTCAAGTGCTTTGGGAAGGTGGTTCTTATCCCGTAGCAACACTTATTTTTCTCGCAAGTATATGTATTCCTATCGCAAAAGCGTTACTATTGAGTTACTTACTTGTACGAGTTAAAAAACCCAAAGACCCAATCACAGCAACAAAGGTGTACCGCTTGCTCGAATTCATTGGCCGCTGGTCCATGATTGATGTGTTTGTGGTGATTATCTTAGTGTCTTTGGTGCAGCTTGGTACGGTGCTAAATGTCGAACCAGAAATTGGTATCGTGTTTTTTACTTTGATGGTGCTTTGCCAAATCGCAGCCGTTAATAGTTTTGATCCAAGATTATTGTGGGATAAAAATAATCAATGA